A region from the Pontixanthobacter aestiaquae genome encodes:
- a CDS encoding tetratricopeptide repeat protein, which translates to MTEKTESSAAAETSSESGMSRVSIIVLIAALVLAGGAVAYRMLADGADHTVPVVVEAAFPPTIEALKTAAEADPLNPGPWQELGFAYYQTEQYEEAARAYRQAVEGDKENAVLWSSLGEARLMATDSSEMPANAVSAFEKALELDPTDARARYFLAVKKDLARDHEGAITDWLALLEDTPPGAPWENNLRQTIEQIGKINNIEVAARIAAANKQRPAAPPAQALTAGNAIPGPSWEQIAAAGAIAPGEQRDMAVSMVESLDAKLRANPANPDGWVMLMRSRMTLGEPDKASQALKDAIAGNPGDASRLRKEAAALRIE; encoded by the coding sequence ATGACAGAGAAAACCGAATCCAGCGCGGCCGCCGAAACTTCCAGCGAAAGCGGCATGTCGCGCGTCAGCATCATTGTCCTGATCGCAGCGCTCGTGTTGGCAGGCGGTGCGGTGGCGTATCGTATGCTGGCCGATGGCGCGGACCACACAGTTCCAGTGGTTGTGGAAGCAGCATTCCCTCCGACTATCGAGGCGCTGAAAACAGCTGCAGAGGCTGATCCGCTTAATCCCGGGCCATGGCAGGAACTTGGTTTCGCCTACTACCAAACAGAGCAATATGAAGAGGCGGCGCGCGCGTATCGTCAGGCTGTCGAAGGCGACAAGGAGAATGCGGTCCTGTGGTCATCGCTGGGTGAGGCGCGATTGATGGCAACTGACTCTTCTGAAATGCCCGCAAATGCGGTGAGTGCATTTGAGAAGGCTCTCGAACTTGACCCGACCGATGCCCGGGCGCGCTATTTTCTCGCGGTAAAGAAGGATCTGGCGAGGGATCACGAGGGGGCGATCACCGATTGGTTGGCACTGCTGGAAGATACCCCGCCGGGCGCGCCGTGGGAGAACAATCTGCGTCAGACTATCGAACAGATCGGCAAAATCAACAATATTGAAGTGGCAGCGCGGATTGCCGCAGCGAACAAGCAGCGCCCCGCAGCGCCTCCCGCGCAAGCGCTCACTGCTGGCAACGCGATACCCGGACCGAGCTGGGAGCAGATCGCTGCCGCCGGTGCGATTGCTCCGGGTGAGCAGCGCGATATGGCAGTGAGCATGGTCGAAAGCCTCGATGCGAAGCTGCGCGCGAACCCGGCCAATCCTGATGGGTGGGTGATGCTTATGCGCAGCCGCATGACATTGGGGGAACCTGACAAAGCGAGCCAAGCGTTGAAAGATGCGATTGCGGGCAATCCCGGTGATGCGTCTCGGCTGCGCAAGGAAGCGGCCGCGCTTCGCATTGAATAG
- a CDS encoding enoyl-CoA hydratase-related protein, whose translation MSYETITVEQRDAVTLITLNRPKSLNALNSQVLDDLIDAFGKFEADASQRCAVLTGSGDKAFAAGADIKEMSEKAAADFYLDDFFGKWTSEIVKKVRKPWIAAVNGFALGGGCELAMMADFIIASENAKFGQPEIKLGVAPGMGGSQRLTRAVGKAKAMEMCLTGRMMGAEEAERANLVARVVPQDDLLDEAMKSAALIAGMPPMAAVANKEMVNAAFETGLDQGIIFERRLFQILTASEDKAEGMAAFIEKREGNWKGR comes from the coding sequence ATGAGCTACGAAACCATCACAGTCGAACAGCGCGATGCAGTTACGCTGATTACGCTCAATCGCCCCAAGTCACTGAATGCGCTTAACAGCCAGGTGCTCGACGATTTGATCGACGCATTCGGCAAGTTTGAGGCAGACGCCAGCCAGCGTTGCGCCGTCCTGACGGGATCGGGTGACAAGGCTTTTGCAGCGGGCGCTGACATCAAAGAGATGTCCGAGAAAGCCGCTGCGGATTTCTATCTCGACGACTTCTTCGGCAAATGGACCAGCGAGATCGTCAAGAAAGTCCGCAAACCGTGGATCGCAGCGGTCAACGGCTTTGCGCTGGGCGGCGGATGCGAACTGGCGATGATGGCAGACTTCATCATCGCTTCGGAGAACGCGAAATTCGGGCAACCTGAAATCAAACTGGGCGTTGCCCCAGGCATGGGCGGCAGCCAACGCCTGACTCGCGCCGTTGGCAAAGCCAAAGCTATGGAAATGTGCCTGACCGGCCGGATGATGGGCGCGGAAGAGGCCGAGCGCGCAAATCTGGTCGCGCGCGTTGTGCCGCAGGATGATCTGCTCGACGAAGCAATGAAAAGTGCCGCTCTGATTGCGGGCATGCCGCCGATGGCAGCCGTCGCCAACAAGGAAATGGTCAATGCCGCGTTTGAAACCGGCCTTGATCAAGGCATCATCTTCGAACGCCGCCTCTTCCAGATCCTGACCGCCAGCGAAGACAAGGCCGAGGGAATGGCGGCCTTTATCGAAAAGCGCGAAGGCAATTGGAAGGGTCGTTAA
- the mmsB gene encoding 3-hydroxyisobutyrate dehydrogenase encodes MGRVVNMKIAFIGLGNMGGGMAANLVKAGHEVNAFDLSSDALDLAKDNGCSTFMAASEAVHSVDAVVSMLPNGAIVKSVYTKDVFGNAPAGTVFLDCSTIDVATAKEVAGAATHAGYEMVDAPVSGGIAAANGGTLTFMVGGTTSAFSRAEPILHAMGKAVIHAGDAGAGQTAKICNNMLLAVHMIGTCEAMKMAEKLGLNPQTFYEISSQSSGYNWSLNAYTPMPGVGVESPADNQYQGGFATALMLKDLRLAMEAADNSGSAVPLSSRAASLYEDYDAAGNGGLDFSSIIKTYR; translated from the coding sequence ATTGGAAGGGTCGTTAACATGAAGATCGCCTTTATCGGACTGGGCAATATGGGCGGCGGAATGGCTGCTAATCTCGTCAAAGCGGGCCATGAGGTGAACGCTTTCGATCTGAGCAGCGATGCGCTCGATCTGGCCAAGGACAATGGCTGCTCGACCTTTATGGCTGCAAGCGAAGCGGTTCACAGCGTCGATGCGGTAGTCTCGATGCTTCCGAACGGGGCGATTGTGAAATCGGTCTATACGAAGGATGTGTTCGGCAATGCGCCCGCCGGAACCGTGTTTCTCGACTGCTCGACCATCGACGTTGCAACCGCGAAGGAAGTCGCTGGTGCCGCCACCCACGCGGGTTACGAAATGGTCGATGCGCCGGTTTCTGGCGGTATCGCGGCGGCAAATGGCGGCACGCTGACCTTTATGGTCGGCGGCACGACAAGCGCCTTCAGCCGCGCCGAACCGATCCTGCACGCCATGGGCAAAGCGGTGATTCACGCAGGCGATGCTGGTGCAGGCCAAACAGCGAAGATCTGCAACAATATGCTGCTCGCGGTGCATATGATCGGCACCTGTGAGGCAATGAAAATGGCCGAGAAACTCGGTCTTAATCCGCAAACTTTCTATGAGATCAGCAGCCAGTCTTCCGGTTATAATTGGTCCCTCAACGCCTATACCCCAATGCCCGGAGTGGGTGTCGAAAGCCCGGCTGACAACCAGTACCAAGGTGGCTTTGCGACAGCACTGATGCTCAAGGACCTGCGGCTGGCGATGGAAGCGGCGGATAATTCCGGCAGCGCTGTTCCGCTCAGTTCGCGCGCAGCCTCGTTATATGAGGATTACGATGCCGCCGGAAATGGCGGCTTGGATTTCTCGTCTATTATCAAGACCTACCGATAA
- a CDS encoding Nmad3 family putative nucleotide modification protein, which translates to MKIIFSRKGFDSAAGGGASPIVDGCPISLPIPSAGHSVTTYGDLGLGEHVKVASRGKLGATDFCHHDPMFRADGMCLFGQHAAAQTHLANQGVGVGDVFVFFGLFREEATGEPHHRIFGYQVVEEIVDLVFCDDDRRAELAAMGHPHALGMHSKNDMIYIGRGDTAKANDTELRLTVPDGPPSLWNRPDWLMRGGLSYHDRADRWIRGGKLRSVARGQEFVADIGRRKAPRDWLDHIIAVIGRS; encoded by the coding sequence ATGAAAATCATCTTCAGCCGCAAGGGCTTTGATAGTGCAGCGGGCGGCGGTGCTTCGCCCATTGTAGATGGTTGCCCGATTAGTCTGCCAATCCCGAGTGCAGGGCATTCGGTCACTACGTATGGCGATCTCGGGCTTGGCGAACATGTTAAGGTGGCCAGTCGCGGAAAGCTGGGCGCGACGGACTTTTGCCATCATGATCCGATGTTTCGGGCTGACGGCATGTGCTTGTTTGGCCAGCATGCCGCGGCGCAAACGCATCTGGCTAACCAGGGGGTCGGTGTAGGCGACGTGTTCGTATTCTTCGGGCTGTTTCGTGAAGAAGCAACGGGCGAACCGCACCACCGGATATTCGGCTATCAAGTGGTCGAGGAAATCGTTGACCTTGTTTTCTGTGATGATGATCGCCGCGCGGAACTAGCCGCGATGGGCCATCCCCACGCGCTGGGGATGCATAGCAAGAACGATATGATTTACATCGGACGCGGCGATACCGCGAAAGCCAATGATACAGAGCTGCGTTTGACAGTGCCGGATGGCCCGCCCAGCCTGTGGAACCGCCCGGATTGGCTGATGCGCGGCGGGCTATCCTATCATGATCGCGCAGATCGCTGGATACGCGGGGGGAAGTTACGAAGTGTCGCGCGCGGGCAGGAATTCGTCGCCGATATCGGGCGCCGCAAGGCCCCGCGCGATTGGCTGGATCACATTATCGCCGTTATCGGTAGGTCTTGA
- a CDS encoding NAD(P)-binding domain-containing protein, which produces MSEKYRVVIVGSGPAGLSAAARAAELGMPHILIEKTDHLSDTIFKYQKGKHVMATPSNLVLRSDIDFEAGKREHILGTWDAQIEEHKVNVRLNSEVTAITGETGNFTIELKGGDTIQAEAVVMAIGTQGNPNKLRCPGSDLPLIQYQLDDPGEYFDEHITVVGSGDAGIENALGLAADPAQRNTVSILNRRAEFARAKPANVALLEEAEREGRIAVRRETNPSEVRDNELVLETRDGTETIRCDRIIARTGSQPPRGFVEGCGIEFTSEERSAFPKLTPSFETTKNGIHVIGALAGYPLIKHCMNQGYDVIEFLNGNHDLKPADEPILAEKFAALPGNRSVDEWLEIFRANIVILNELSPLQMRELMLDSDVAAFDSNDVIFVRNDPGSSMFCIAEGSVLVEVNPDDSSITVPIEQGSIFGEVGLISGRRRGSTIRAAEPTVTLELSRTAALKLIATVPSAGRAVNRITIERQLLQMFGSGLTKEDVSELVEAAEVVEIRAGQNVVEEGGDDKDIFVIQQGSMIVEKNLGGKPIFLSYLPAGSYFGEMAVIDGSPRTATVKAAIKSEVVKLPGDTFLRLMEKNPALRERALSDMASRRQVNSFVEERKESFSSAVDMYSETAKFLVDNGIGEATDVLLIDETLCVGCDNCEKACADSHEGLSRLDREAGRTYAHLHVPTSCRHCEHPHCMADCPPNAIKRGPDGEVFIDETCIGCGNCQRNCPYGVIRMDAKPPKKPSLLSWLLFGAGPGPGEASYSWRKKTADKKGLEQAKQAIKCDMCAGIDGGPACVRACPTGAAIRVAPEKFLTFTKLAEDVD; this is translated from the coding sequence ATGTCGGAGAAATACCGCGTAGTGATTGTCGGATCGGGGCCAGCGGGCCTCTCGGCGGCTGCGCGTGCGGCCGAGCTGGGCATGCCGCATATCCTGATCGAGAAGACCGATCACCTGTCCGATACGATTTTCAAGTACCAGAAGGGCAAGCATGTGATGGCGACGCCCAGCAATCTGGTGCTGCGCAGCGACATCGACTTCGAGGCTGGCAAGCGCGAACATATTCTGGGCACATGGGATGCCCAGATTGAAGAGCACAAAGTCAATGTGCGGCTCAATTCCGAAGTCACCGCGATCACTGGCGAGACCGGTAATTTTACGATTGAGCTGAAAGGCGGCGACACTATTCAAGCCGAGGCCGTGGTTATGGCCATCGGCACCCAAGGCAACCCGAACAAGCTGCGCTGTCCCGGTTCTGATCTGCCCTTGATCCAGTATCAGTTGGATGATCCAGGTGAATATTTCGACGAGCATATAACGGTTGTCGGTTCGGGCGATGCGGGGATCGAGAACGCATTGGGCCTCGCCGCTGATCCGGCGCAGCGCAACACAGTGTCGATCCTCAACCGGCGCGCTGAATTTGCTCGCGCCAAACCCGCCAATGTCGCCTTGCTGGAGGAAGCTGAGCGCGAGGGCCGCATTGCCGTCCGCCGCGAAACCAACCCGAGCGAAGTGCGCGACAACGAGCTGGTCTTGGAAACGCGTGACGGCACCGAAACGATCAGATGCGACCGAATTATCGCGCGGACCGGCTCCCAGCCTCCACGCGGTTTCGTTGAGGGCTGCGGGATTGAATTCACCAGCGAAGAACGCAGCGCCTTTCCCAAGTTGACGCCAAGCTTCGAGACAACAAAGAACGGCATTCATGTGATCGGTGCGTTAGCGGGATATCCGCTCATCAAGCACTGCATGAACCAGGGCTATGACGTGATCGAATTCCTGAACGGGAACCACGATCTCAAGCCAGCGGATGAACCCATTCTTGCCGAAAAATTTGCTGCGCTGCCGGGCAACCGCAGCGTCGATGAATGGTTGGAGATATTCCGCGCGAATATCGTAATCCTGAACGAGCTCTCTCCGCTGCAAATGCGTGAGCTAATGCTCGATAGCGATGTTGCAGCCTTTGACAGTAATGATGTGATTTTCGTCCGCAATGATCCGGGATCATCGATGTTCTGCATCGCCGAAGGGTCAGTGCTGGTCGAGGTCAATCCGGACGATAGCTCCATCACAGTACCGATCGAGCAAGGCTCCATTTTTGGCGAAGTTGGCCTAATTTCCGGTCGCCGCCGGGGCTCGACTATTCGCGCTGCCGAACCAACCGTGACGCTCGAACTTTCACGCACCGCCGCTCTTAAACTGATCGCAACAGTCCCGAGCGCTGGCCGCGCGGTCAATCGCATCACTATTGAGCGGCAATTGCTGCAAATGTTTGGCTCGGGCCTGACCAAAGAGGACGTTTCCGAGCTGGTTGAAGCCGCCGAAGTGGTCGAAATCCGCGCAGGCCAGAATGTCGTCGAAGAAGGCGGCGATGACAAAGACATCTTCGTGATCCAGCAAGGCTCGATGATCGTCGAGAAAAACCTCGGCGGCAAACCGATCTTCCTCTCCTACCTGCCTGCAGGCTCCTATTTCGGCGAAATGGCGGTCATCGACGGCAGCCCACGTACCGCCACGGTAAAAGCTGCAATCAAATCCGAAGTCGTCAAATTACCCGGTGACACGTTCCTGCGTCTGATGGAGAAGAACCCTGCACTGCGCGAACGCGCGCTCAGCGACATGGCATCGCGGCGGCAGGTCAACTCCTTCGTCGAAGAGCGCAAGGAAAGCTTCAGCAGCGCGGTCGATATGTATTCAGAAACCGCCAAGTTCCTCGTCGATAACGGCATTGGCGAGGCGACCGACGTCCTGCTGATCGATGAAACACTGTGCGTCGGCTGTGACAATTGCGAGAAAGCCTGCGCCGACAGCCATGAAGGCCTGAGCCGCCTCGACCGCGAGGCTGGGCGTACATACGCGCATCTTCATGTCCCAACATCGTGCCGCCACTGCGAGCACCCGCATTGCATGGCCGATTGCCCGCCCAACGCGATCAAGCGCGGCCCAGATGGCGAAGTGTTCATCGACGAAACCTGCATCGGATGCGGCAATTGTCAGCGCAATTGTCCCTATGGCGTGATCCGGATGGACGCCAAGCCGCCCAAGAAGCCGTCGCTTCTGTCATGGCTGCTATTTGGCGCAGGCCCCGGTCCGGGTGAGGCAAGCTATAGCTGGCGCAAAAAAACCGCAGACAAAAAAGGCCTCGAGCAGGCCAAGCAAGCGATTAAATGCGATATGTGCGCAGGGATTGATGGCGGCCCGGCCTGCGTGCGAGCTTGCCCAACCGGCGCAGCAATTCGCGTGGCGCCTGAAAAATTCCTGACTTTCACCAAATTGGCTGAGGATGTCGACTGA